From Alteromonas sp. BL110:
TAGGCAATCACTTTATTAGCTAATCCTTGAGTTAAGTACTTCAACACGGTCAGTTCTTTTCGGGTTAATGAGCGAATTTGCTCTGGCGAAATACCATTGTCATTGGTCATGCGGGTTCTAGTAGATGGTGTTCTCAATATCTCTGATGGTAAACACACATTCCCTTCAAAAATGCTTTCAATAGACGTGGCAATTTCTTCAATTTTGCTGCTTTTTGAAATAAAGCCAACAGCACCATAAGAGATGGTTTGCAGAATATTTTGTTTTTCCGTTTCAGCGGAAATTATGACCACGGGTACATTAGGGTGTTGGTTTCGAATTTCTAAAAGCCCGTTAAGACCACAGGTTTCTGGCATATTTAAATCGAGCATGATTAAGTCGAAGCTTGCGTCTTGCTCAAGTAAAGTTAACGCTTCAGAAATTGAATTGGCTTCGAGGGTTTCTGAGTCGGGAAACTTTTTCCCTAAAATAGTAATCATTGCGTGACGAAAAATAGGGTGATCGTCAATTATCAGGATACGGTGCATCGTCTTCCCCTCAGCTAAAAAAGCGACATGTGCCGCGGGCCTTGTGGTATGTGTGGGTTGACGCTTTACTCACACAATAAGTATTTTTTGTAAGATAAAGTTATCGTGCGAATAAAACGTTTCTAAGTGACCGAATTGGCTGAAATATTGAAAGCTAAATCGTCACTTAACTCTCTC
This genomic window contains:
- a CDS encoding response regulator — translated: MHRILIIDDHPIFRHAMITILGKKFPDSETLEANSISEALTLLEQDASFDLIMLDLNMPETCGLNGLLEIRNQHPNVPVVIISAETEKQNILQTISYGAVGFISKSSKIEEIATSIESIFEGNVCLPSEILRTPSTRTRMTNDNGISPEQIRSLTRKELTVLKYLTQGLANKVIAYELNISETTVKSHVSSILKKLGASNRVKVVASAANIDFNQYVFN